From Coffea arabica cultivar ET-39 chromosome 10e, Coffea Arabica ET-39 HiFi, whole genome shotgun sequence, one genomic window encodes:
- the LOC113710902 gene encoding probable E3 ubiquitin-protein ligase ARI2 isoform X2, with amino-acid sequence MDLLSLKEHHVRTLLIYHCWDVETVSKVFVERGKERLYSEAGLSVRSSKDLNSSQSSDEVTCQICFKHVNAYESSMMDCGHCFCNICWTQHFIMKIQGGQSRRITCMAHKCEAICDQENVRNLVSTADPHLATMFYKILLESYVEDNKKVKWCPSLPHCGNAIRVERDEYCEVECACGVQFCFSCSSEARSPCPCLMWKLWKEMRQDESGMVNSTNTKYCPKCHKPVEKNGGCNRVHCLCGQQFCWLCGGKTSTSIADHHPCGQYKDDRLEKDGLAKRQPWGYSHSCIQFKAHTDSLELEARLQSRLNSKIEILEEKNHELRDFSWVTVGFNRLFRSRRILSYSYPFGYYMFYDDQFKYAMEQNVREPKQNLFEDHQEQLQAKIENLSEQLFADWEERDVLDTRRQIITLSTVINNLCKNLYDCIEELLPPEHIIVPYRCMGVKKASEFH; translated from the exons ATGGATTTGCTGTCCTTAAAGGAGCACCATGTGCGGACCTTGCTGATTTATCACTGTTGGGATGTTGAAACAGTTTCAAAGGTGTTCGTAGAGAGAGGTAAAGAACGGTTATATTCAGAAGCAGGTCTATCAGTCAGGAGCAGCAAGGACCTTAACTCCTCTCAGTCTTCAGACGAAGTTACCTGTCAAATCTGCTTTAAGCATGTCAATGCTTATGAGTCCTCGATGATGGATTGTGGCCATTGTTTTTGCAACATCT gTTGGACACAGCATTTTATCATGAAGATACAAGGGGGTCAGAGTAGACGGATTACATGCATGGCCCACAAGTGCGAAGCAATTTGTGACCAAGAAAATGTTAGAAATCTAGTTAGTACAGCAGATCCTCATCTTGCAACAATGTTTTATAAGATTCTTTTAGAATCATATGTTGAGGATAATAAGAAAGTAAAATGGTGTCCTAGCCTTCCTCATTGTGGAAATGCAATTCGTGTTGAGCGCGATGAATATTGTGAGGTTGAATGTGCTTGTGGTGTACAGTTCTGTTTCAGCTGCTCATCTGAAGCTCGCTCGCCTTGTCCATGTTTGATGTGGAAGCTTTGGAAGGAAATGCGCCAGGATGAATCAGGGATGGTTAATTCTACGAATACCAAGTATTGCCCTAAATGTCATAAACCAGTGGAGAAGAATGGAGGATGCAACCGAGTGCATTGTTTGTGTGGACAACAATTTTG TTGGCTTTGTGGCGGAAAAACTAGCACAAGTATTGCAGATCATCATCCTTGTGGCCAATATAAAGACGATAGATTGGAGAAAGATGGGCTTGCAAAAAGGCAACCTTGGGGCTATTCTCACAGTTGTATTCAGTTCAAAGCCCACACAGACTCTTTGGAGCTTGAAGCAAGGTTGCAGAGCAGGTTAAATTCAAAAATTGAGATCTTGGAGGAAAAGAACCATGAATTAAGAGATTTTAGCTGGGTGACTGTTGGATTCAATAGACTTTTCAGATCAAGGAGGATTCTCTCCTATTCTTATCCTTTTGGATATTACATGTTTTATGATGACCAATTCAAGTACGCAATGGAACAGAATGTCAGGGAACCAAAGCAGAATCTTTTTGAGGACCATCAGGAGCAGCTTCaggctaagattgaaaaccttTCGGAACAGCTTTTTGCTGATTGGGAAGAAAGGGACGTCCTCGATACAAGACGGCAGATTATTACTCTCTCCACTGTTATCAATAACCTCTGCAAGAATTT GTATGATTGCATCGAGGAATTATTGCCTCCCGAGCATATTATAGTTCCATATAGGTGTATGGGAGTGAAGAAAGCATCAGAATTTCATTAA
- the LOC113710902 gene encoding probable E3 ubiquitin-protein ligase ARI2 isoform X1 yields the protein MEDYYYGSSDDENSDQYSDRVDDDDGEDSVDGLQDQELCSKDPSCTVIRQESLLAAQKEVFQKVMDLLSLKEHHVRTLLIYHCWDVETVSKVFVERGKERLYSEAGLSVRSSKDLNSSQSSDEVTCQICFKHVNAYESSMMDCGHCFCNICWTQHFIMKIQGGQSRRITCMAHKCEAICDQENVRNLVSTADPHLATMFYKILLESYVEDNKKVKWCPSLPHCGNAIRVERDEYCEVECACGVQFCFSCSSEARSPCPCLMWKLWKEMRQDESGMVNSTNTKYCPKCHKPVEKNGGCNRVHCLCGQQFCWLCGGKTSTSIADHHPCGQYKDDRLEKDGLAKRQPWGYSHSCIQFKAHTDSLELEARLQSRLNSKIEILEEKNHELRDFSWVTVGFNRLFRSRRILSYSYPFGYYMFYDDQFKYAMEQNVREPKQNLFEDHQEQLQAKIENLSEQLFADWEERDVLDTRRQIITLSTVINNLCKNLYDCIEELLPPEHIIVPYRCMGVKKASEFH from the exons ATGGAGGATTATTACTATGGAAGCAGTGACGATGAGAACTCTGATCAGTACTCTGATCGAGTTGACGATGATGATGGAGAAGACTCTGTTGATGGGCTCCAAGACCAAGAACTTTGCAGCAAAGATCCCTCCTGCACG GTGATCAGACAAGAGTCTCTTCTAGCTGCACAG AAAGAAGTCTTTCAAAAAGTAATGGATTTGCTGTCCTTAAAGGAGCACCATGTGCGGACCTTGCTGATTTATCACTGTTGGGATGTTGAAACAGTTTCAAAGGTGTTCGTAGAGAGAGGTAAAGAACGGTTATATTCAGAAGCAGGTCTATCAGTCAGGAGCAGCAAGGACCTTAACTCCTCTCAGTCTTCAGACGAAGTTACCTGTCAAATCTGCTTTAAGCATGTCAATGCTTATGAGTCCTCGATGATGGATTGTGGCCATTGTTTTTGCAACATCT gTTGGACACAGCATTTTATCATGAAGATACAAGGGGGTCAGAGTAGACGGATTACATGCATGGCCCACAAGTGCGAAGCAATTTGTGACCAAGAAAATGTTAGAAATCTAGTTAGTACAGCAGATCCTCATCTTGCAACAATGTTTTATAAGATTCTTTTAGAATCATATGTTGAGGATAATAAGAAAGTAAAATGGTGTCCTAGCCTTCCTCATTGTGGAAATGCAATTCGTGTTGAGCGCGATGAATATTGTGAGGTTGAATGTGCTTGTGGTGTACAGTTCTGTTTCAGCTGCTCATCTGAAGCTCGCTCGCCTTGTCCATGTTTGATGTGGAAGCTTTGGAAGGAAATGCGCCAGGATGAATCAGGGATGGTTAATTCTACGAATACCAAGTATTGCCCTAAATGTCATAAACCAGTGGAGAAGAATGGAGGATGCAACCGAGTGCATTGTTTGTGTGGACAACAATTTTG TTGGCTTTGTGGCGGAAAAACTAGCACAAGTATTGCAGATCATCATCCTTGTGGCCAATATAAAGACGATAGATTGGAGAAAGATGGGCTTGCAAAAAGGCAACCTTGGGGCTATTCTCACAGTTGTATTCAGTTCAAAGCCCACACAGACTCTTTGGAGCTTGAAGCAAGGTTGCAGAGCAGGTTAAATTCAAAAATTGAGATCTTGGAGGAAAAGAACCATGAATTAAGAGATTTTAGCTGGGTGACTGTTGGATTCAATAGACTTTTCAGATCAAGGAGGATTCTCTCCTATTCTTATCCTTTTGGATATTACATGTTTTATGATGACCAATTCAAGTACGCAATGGAACAGAATGTCAGGGAACCAAAGCAGAATCTTTTTGAGGACCATCAGGAGCAGCTTCaggctaagattgaaaaccttTCGGAACAGCTTTTTGCTGATTGGGAAGAAAGGGACGTCCTCGATACAAGACGGCAGATTATTACTCTCTCCACTGTTATCAATAACCTCTGCAAGAATTT GTATGATTGCATCGAGGAATTATTGCCTCCCGAGCATATTATAGTTCCATATAGGTGTATGGGAGTGAAGAAAGCATCAGAATTTCATTAA